From Bdellovibrionales bacterium, one genomic window encodes:
- the rpmE gene encoding 50S ribosomal protein L31 → MKKDIHPEYHDISIIMTDGTEFTTRSTYGKAGDHIQLDIDAKTHPAWTGQFRMVDRGGQLAKFNKRFAGLGTKKGEGEVAAAPAAAAPVAKEDKIKLTTKATPAAAKAKAPAKAKKA, encoded by the coding sequence ATGAAAAAAGATATTCATCCCGAATACCACGACATCTCTATCATCATGACCGATGGTACCGAGTTCACGACGCGCAGCACGTATGGCAAGGCGGGTGATCACATCCAGCTGGACATCGATGCCAAGACGCATCCCGCATGGACTGGCCAATTCCGTATGGTTGATCGCGGTGGCCAGTTGGCCAAGTTCAACAAGCGTTTTGCTGGGCTGGGCACCAAGAAGGGCGAAGGCGAAGTCGCCGCTGCGCCTGCCGCCGCCGCGCCTGTTGCCAAGGAAGACAAGATCAAGCTGACAACCAAAGCGACGCCCGCCGCCGCCAAGGCCAAAGCCCCCGCGAAAGCGAAAAAGGCGTAA
- a CDS encoding 3-hydroxyacyl-CoA dehydrogenase NAD-binding domain-containing protein — MPKEIRKVAVIGSGVMGSQIAAQVANAGVPVLLLDIVPKDATDRNVLAKTAVEKMERGGAAFMSAEAVKLVTVGNIDDDLAKIKDCDWVLEAVLENPKIKSDLYKKVDALRQPGTIVASNTSTIPLANLIGDQSPAFGKDFMITHFFNPVRYMRLLELIIGPKNDPASVELMRVFCDKKLGKGVVPCHDTPGFIANRLGMFWLQSAVNAAMDLGLTVEEADEVCGSPMGVPRTGVFGLIDLVGLDLMPLIGKSLLSTLGPNDTYRGLYQEPELFQKMIADGYTGRKGKGGYYRFAKSDDGKKVKESINLETGAYAPSVTPKIPALESAGKDLRALCEATDKIGQFAWRVLSETLCYAFNLVPATVPDITLVDEAMRLGYNWKFGPFELMDKLGADWMMARLKEEGRVVPALMAKAAGKSFYRVEGGKLEFLQEDGSFASVKRAEGVLVLADIKRAKKPVEKNDSAALWDLGDNVLCLEFTSKANTLDSDIFAMIHKAIELIQGSGGQWKGLVVYNEATNFSAGANLSMFRDWIKAGNFDAVEAFIKEGQAAYNALRFALFPSVAAPAGAAMGGGCEITLHCSAVQAYCEASMGLVEVGVGLIPGWGGCAQMLGRAYNLDSYGDVPPINHVFELLMTTWSSKSAAEAKANGFLCPTDHISMNRDRLLFDAKAQVAALAKDYNPPEPWTMTLPGPAGKASLELILETTKASPHDVTIGKMLADVLCGGEGGLSGIVNEKQIMDVERDVFMKLARTPETLARIEHMLDKGKVLKN; from the coding sequence ATGCCTAAAGAAATTCGTAAGGTGGCTGTGATTGGTTCCGGCGTGATGGGGAGCCAGATTGCGGCGCAAGTCGCGAACGCGGGCGTGCCTGTTCTTTTACTGGATATCGTCCCCAAGGACGCAACCGACCGTAACGTGCTCGCCAAGACAGCCGTTGAGAAGATGGAGCGCGGGGGCGCAGCCTTTATGAGCGCCGAGGCCGTCAAGCTGGTGACTGTGGGCAACATTGATGACGATCTGGCTAAGATCAAAGATTGCGACTGGGTTTTGGAAGCGGTCTTGGAAAATCCGAAAATCAAAAGCGACCTTTATAAGAAAGTTGATGCCTTGCGTCAGCCCGGTACGATTGTCGCGTCGAATACCTCCACCATTCCTTTGGCCAATTTGATTGGCGATCAGTCGCCTGCCTTCGGCAAAGATTTTATGATCACGCACTTCTTCAATCCTGTGCGCTACATGCGTTTGCTTGAGTTGATTATCGGGCCAAAGAACGACCCCGCCTCGGTCGAGTTGATGCGCGTTTTTTGTGATAAGAAGCTGGGCAAGGGCGTTGTGCCTTGCCATGACACACCGGGATTCATCGCCAACCGCCTTGGCATGTTTTGGCTGCAATCTGCCGTCAACGCGGCGATGGATCTGGGTCTGACGGTTGAGGAAGCCGATGAGGTTTGCGGCAGCCCGATGGGCGTGCCCCGCACGGGCGTTTTTGGTTTGATCGATCTGGTTGGGCTTGATCTGATGCCGCTGATCGGCAAAAGCCTCTTGTCCACGCTTGGCCCGAACGATACCTATCGCGGTTTGTACCAAGAGCCTGAATTGTTCCAAAAGATGATCGCCGATGGCTACACGGGGCGCAAAGGGAAGGGTGGTTATTACCGCTTTGCCAAGTCGGACGACGGCAAGAAGGTCAAGGAATCCATCAATCTGGAAACGGGCGCGTACGCGCCTTCTGTCACTCCAAAAATCCCAGCACTGGAATCGGCGGGCAAGGACCTACGTGCTTTGTGCGAGGCCACAGACAAAATCGGTCAGTTTGCATGGCGCGTGTTGTCGGAAACGTTGTGCTACGCTTTCAACCTTGTCCCCGCAACCGTGCCTGACATTACGCTGGTTGATGAGGCCATGCGCCTTGGCTACAACTGGAAATTTGGGCCGTTTGAGCTGATGGACAAGCTGGGCGCGGATTGGATGATGGCGCGGCTAAAGGAAGAGGGACGCGTTGTTCCAGCTCTTATGGCGAAAGCAGCGGGTAAAAGCTTTTACCGCGTCGAAGGCGGCAAGCTGGAATTCTTGCAAGAGGACGGAAGTTTTGCCTCTGTGAAAAGAGCCGAAGGCGTTTTGGTTCTGGCCGACATCAAACGCGCCAAAAAACCCGTCGAGAAAAATGACTCGGCGGCGTTGTGGGATCTGGGCGACAATGTTTTGTGCCTAGAGTTCACCAGCAAGGCTAATACGCTGGACAGCGATATCTTTGCGATGATCCACAAAGCGATTGAGCTGATCCAAGGAAGCGGCGGCCAGTGGAAGGGGCTTGTTGTCTATAACGAAGCCACCAACTTCTCGGCGGGCGCGAACCTTAGCATGTTCCGCGACTGGATCAAGGCGGGCAACTTTGATGCGGTCGAGGCCTTTATCAAAGAAGGCCAAGCGGCGTATAACGCCTTGCGCTTTGCTTTGTTCCCAAGTGTGGCCGCGCCAGCGGGCGCAGCGATGGGGGGCGGGTGTGAGATCACCTTGCATTGCTCGGCGGTACAGGCTTATTGCGAAGCGTCCATGGGGCTTGTTGAAGTCGGCGTGGGTCTTATTCCGGGTTGGGGCGGCTGCGCCCAAATGTTGGGTCGCGCCTATAATCTGGACAGTTATGGCGATGTTCCGCCTATCAACCATGTGTTTGAGCTTCTCATGACCACATGGTCGTCAAAGTCGGCGGCGGAGGCCAAAGCTAACGGGTTCTTGTGTCCAACGGATCACATCTCAATGAACCGCGATCGCTTGCTCTTTGATGCCAAGGCGCAGGTGGCGGCGTTGGCTAAGGACTATAACCCGCCAGAGCCTTGGACGATGACGTTGCCGGGCCCAGCGGGCAAGGCTTCGCTAGAGCTGATCCTTGAGACGACCAAGGCCTCGCCGCATGACGTGACGATTGGCAAGATGCTGGCGGACGTTCTGTGCGGCGGCGAAGGCGGCTTGTCGGGCATCGTGAATGAAAAGCAGATTATGGATGTCGAACGCGACGTCTTTATGAAGCTTGCGCGCACGCCCGAAACGTTGGCGCGTATCGAGCATATGCTGGACAAAGGCAAAGTGCTGAAGAACTAA
- a CDS encoding aspartate-semialdehyde dehydrogenase, producing the protein MKKVNVAVVGATGAVGQEMLKTLDERQFPVGKIAALASRGSAGREVSFGEKTVLKVEDLDQFDFKGYDICLSSAGGKISEAFAPRAAAAGCVVIDNTSHFRMDPDVPLIVPEVNPEALAGYKKKNIIANPNCSTIQMVVALKPLHDLATIKRVVVSTYQAVSGAGREAMDELFSQTRAVYVNDALVKEVFHKQIAFNVIPQIDVFMEDGLTKEEWKMVVETKKILDPKIKVAATCVRVPVFIGHSEAVFVEFEKEISAAEARAALKKAKGVTVIDHQHEDGFVTPAECAGEDSVFVSRIREDISVENGLALWIVSDNLRKGAALNAVQIAELLVKEHL; encoded by the coding sequence ATGAAAAAAGTGAATGTGGCTGTTGTCGGCGCAACGGGGGCCGTTGGACAAGAAATGCTCAAAACCCTTGACGAGCGCCAGTTTCCCGTTGGGAAAATAGCCGCGTTGGCCTCTAGAGGCTCGGCAGGACGCGAAGTCAGCTTTGGCGAGAAAACGGTTCTCAAAGTCGAAGATTTGGATCAATTCGATTTTAAAGGCTATGACATCTGCCTGTCCTCTGCCGGCGGCAAAATATCCGAAGCGTTTGCGCCACGCGCGGCGGCGGCGGGTTGCGTTGTGATCGACAACACCTCGCATTTTCGTATGGATCCCGATGTGCCGCTGATCGTGCCAGAAGTGAACCCTGAAGCGCTAGCAGGCTATAAAAAGAAAAACATCATTGCGAACCCCAACTGCTCCACGATCCAGATGGTCGTTGCACTCAAGCCCTTGCACGATCTGGCCACCATCAAGCGCGTCGTCGTGTCAACCTATCAAGCCGTATCAGGCGCAGGGCGCGAGGCAATGGATGAGCTTTTCTCCCAAACACGCGCCGTTTATGTAAACGATGCTTTGGTCAAAGAGGTCTTTCATAAACAGATCGCCTTTAACGTCATACCCCAGATTGACGTGTTTATGGAAGACGGTTTGACCAAGGAAGAATGGAAGATGGTTGTGGAGACCAAAAAGATCCTCGACCCCAAGATCAAGGTCGCGGCCACATGCGTGCGCGTGCCCGTCTTTATCGGCCACAGCGAAGCCGTTTTCGTCGAGTTTGAGAAAGAGATCAGCGCCGCCGAGGCGCGTGCCGCCCTGAAGAAAGCCAAGGGCGTCACCGTTATCGACCACCAACATGAGGATGGCTTTGTCACGCCTGCCGAGTGCGCGGGCGAAGACAGCGTCTTTGTCAGCCGCATCCGCGAGGATATCTCGGTGGAAAACGGCCTCGCCCTATGGATCGTCAGCGACAATCTGCGAAAAGGCGCGGCGCTGAATGCCGTGCAAATTGCCGAACTTTTGGTAAAGGAGCATCTATGA
- a CDS encoding dihydrodipicolinate reductase C-terminal domain-containing protein, with product MITTIGLIGYAGRMGQAIAHTIDSHPTACLGGGLVRTLPLSSMGDDVPFILTDKPEDLFPQCDVLVDFSHASATAPFAKLAADYGKPFLSGTTGLDQESLDILREVSATIPVLHTTNTSLSLIVVKHLAKLAAKLLKDQDYDIAIHDKHHKWKKDAPSGTALTLGKAVLDGNEGTHPPTYSSTRAGSIIGEHDILFAGTGETVSVTHQVTDRRVFARGAVQAALWLSTQKRGYYLMDDVLGVV from the coding sequence ATGATCACAACTATCGGCCTTATCGGCTACGCGGGGCGCATGGGACAAGCCATTGCCCACACCATTGACTCTCACCCCACGGCCTGTCTTGGTGGAGGCCTTGTCCGCACGTTGCCGCTTTCGTCCATGGGCGACGATGTGCCCTTTATTCTGACCGATAAACCGGAAGATTTGTTTCCTCAATGCGATGTTCTTGTCGATTTCAGCCACGCCAGTGCAACGGCCCCCTTTGCCAAACTTGCCGCCGACTATGGCAAGCCTTTTTTGTCAGGAACAACGGGACTGGATCAAGAGTCCCTTGATATTTTGCGCGAGGTCAGCGCCACCATTCCCGTTTTGCACACAACAAACACAAGCCTTTCGCTTATCGTCGTCAAACACCTCGCCAAGCTGGCCGCCAAGCTCCTCAAGGATCAGGACTACGATATCGCCATCCATGACAAACACCACAAGTGGAAAAAAGATGCGCCATCAGGCACGGCCCTGACCCTTGGCAAGGCCGTTTTAGACGGCAACGAGGGAACCCATCCTCCAACCTATTCCTCCACCCGCGCGGGCTCGATTATCGGCGAGCATGACATTCTTTTCGCGGGCACAGGCGAAACGGTCTCTGTCACGCATCAAGTAACCGACCGCAGGGTCTTTGCCCGTGGCGCGGTACAAGCGGCCCTATGGCTCTCTACGCAAAAGAGGGGCTATTACCTGATGGACGACGTTTTAGGCGTGGTCTAA
- a CDS encoding S24 family peptidase has product MFTHVDIWLAIDRLAESHGLTPSGLARKAGLSATLFNPSKRFHGERPRWPSTESLAAVLNATQCPLDDFVALITAKQRALSKIPLFTLTQAAHTNLFDEAGIPQKELGDFMTLPAAHDGTAFALEIDNETLEPHYSKGCRLILSPAEKPRRGEPVGVRTVQGDLFIKKLNREGVLKIELASLTAGEPPLTLPRHDIVWMNRIVWASQ; this is encoded by the coding sequence ATGTTCACTCACGTCGATATTTGGCTGGCCATCGACCGTTTGGCCGAAAGCCATGGCCTCACCCCATCCGGTCTGGCCCGCAAAGCGGGTCTTAGCGCGACTCTGTTTAACCCTAGCAAGCGCTTTCATGGCGAACGCCCCCGCTGGCCTTCGACAGAAAGCCTTGCCGCTGTTTTAAACGCCACCCAGTGTCCGTTGGACGATTTTGTGGCCCTGATAACGGCAAAACAACGCGCCCTATCAAAAATACCGCTCTTTACCCTGACGCAAGCCGCCCACACCAACCTTTTCGATGAAGCAGGTATTCCGCAAAAAGAGCTTGGCGACTTCATGACTCTTCCCGCCGCCCATGACGGGACCGCGTTTGCGCTAGAAATTGATAATGAAACGCTAGAACCTCACTATTCTAAAGGATGCCGCCTTATTCTATCCCCTGCGGAAAAACCAAGGCGAGGCGAGCCCGTCGGCGTACGCACCGTGCAAGGCGATCTTTTCATCAAAAAATTGAACCGCGAGGGCGTGCTTAAAATAGAGCTGGCCTCTCTCACAGCGGGAGAGCCGCCTTTAACGCTACCGCGCCACGATATCGTGTGGATGAACCGGATCGTGTGGGCCAGCCAATAA
- the lysS gene encoding lysine--tRNA ligase, with protein MSEESCTAATPEDEQTRRGQRLDALTARFGNPFNETRFDKTHSAQAIKKQFESLENGEKTDVTVAIAGRIMAIRNNGMFLDVMDDSDRVQAFHDLKNTSPERLELLALLDLGDIVGITGKVRRTPRGEITVDAEDLKVLSKALEPPPEKYHGLKDVEVRFRHREQDLASSQKTRDTLRARFKMISTLRHFLEEKGFLEVETPMLHVLAGGALAKPFTTHHNALDMPLYLRIAPELHLKRLVIGGLSEKVFEINRSFRNEGMSPRHNPEFTMIEIYQAYVDFTAMIELAESIIEHIAKTIHGTTKITFGDKEIDFTAPWPRKSMVDLVTEHTGVDFYKITDPVAAREAAAKIGIKTQEGLSWGQIVEAVFGERVEDKLIQPTHVIDLPKEISPLSKAWPDRPHVAQRFETYVNGWELANAFSELNDPREQRARFLEQAEQKRGPDEPPHPIDDDFIKALAFGMPPMGGLGIGLDRLAILMTDSTTIREVIAFPTMRPLA; from the coding sequence ATGTCTGAAGAATCCTGCACAGCCGCTACGCCCGAAGACGAACAAACCCGTCGCGGCCAACGCCTTGACGCGCTAACGGCTCGTTTTGGCAATCCGTTTAATGAAACGCGCTTTGATAAAACGCACAGCGCGCAGGCTATCAAAAAACAATTTGAATCGTTAGAGAATGGCGAAAAAACCGATGTCACGGTTGCCATCGCCGGACGCATTATGGCCATCCGCAACAACGGCATGTTCCTAGATGTGATGGATGACAGCGACCGCGTGCAAGCTTTTCATGATCTGAAGAACACCTCGCCCGAACGGTTAGAACTTCTCGCCCTTCTTGATTTAGGCGATATCGTCGGCATCACGGGCAAAGTGCGGCGCACGCCACGCGGCGAAATTACGGTGGATGCCGAAGACCTTAAAGTCCTGTCCAAAGCGTTGGAGCCGCCTCCCGAAAAATATCACGGCCTAAAGGACGTTGAGGTTCGCTTCCGCCACCGCGAGCAAGACCTTGCCTCCTCGCAAAAAACACGCGACACGCTGCGCGCACGCTTTAAAATGATCTCAACGCTGCGCCACTTTCTGGAAGAAAAAGGTTTTCTGGAAGTTGAAACGCCGATGCTGCACGTCCTTGCTGGCGGGGCGCTCGCCAAACCCTTTACGACGCATCACAACGCGCTGGACATGCCACTTTATCTTCGCATCGCGCCAGAGCTACACTTGAAAAGGCTTGTCATCGGTGGATTGTCGGAGAAGGTTTTTGAAATCAATCGCAGCTTTCGCAACGAAGGCATGAGCCCTAGGCACAACCCTGAGTTCACGATGATTGAGATTTATCAGGCCTATGTTGATTTTACGGCGATGATCGAGCTGGCCGAATCCATCATCGAACACATCGCCAAAACGATTCACGGCACGACGAAAATCACGTTCGGTGATAAAGAGATTGATTTCACCGCGCCATGGCCGCGCAAAAGCATGGTTGATCTGGTCACGGAACACACGGGCGTTGATTTCTATAAAATCACGGATCCCGTGGCCGCGCGCGAAGCCGCCGCCAAGATTGGCATCAAAACGCAAGAGGGCCTCAGCTGGGGCCAGATTGTCGAGGCCGTCTTTGGTGAGCGCGTTGAAGACAAGTTGATTCAGCCCACGCACGTCATTGACTTGCCCAAGGAAATCTCGCCGCTGTCCAAAGCATGGCCAGATCGCCCGCATGTCGCGCAACGTTTTGAGACGTATGTCAACGGATGGGAACTCGCCAACGCGTTTAGCGAGTTGAATGATCCACGCGAGCAACGCGCCCGTTTCCTTGAACAAGCCGAGCAAAAGCGTGGCCCCGATGAGCCGCCTCACCCCATCGATGATGATTTCATCAAGGCGTTGGCGTTTGGCATGCCGCCCATGGGCGGCTTGGGGATTGGACTGGACCGTCTGGCTATTTTGATGACGGACAGCACGACCATCCGCGAGGTCATCGCGTTTCCGACCATGCGGCCTTTAGCCTAA
- a CDS encoding ABC-F family ATP-binding cassette domain-containing protein: MPLLLSVQEAEISFGPKTLFKDLAFTIQDGEKICLIGQNGAGKTTLMNIITGVRELDAGTRWQLQGASIGYMQQEITPRPDQTIYEFVFDELNPENKNDRNAYKVEKILEPLELNIHDKMGSLSGGELRRAALARALVEQPDILLLDEPTNHLDLSIIEWLESYLRAYRGAVLCISHDKAFLSNISNKVFWLDRGKLRVCPKGFAFFEEWSIMMLEQEERTLRTRQKNLDQEVAWASRGVKARCKRNVRRLDQMKAERDRLRADKNTLGRMLARIEFTPQEQAQAASRLIAEFYNVSKNFYDANHPDRPERVILDKFHLRLQRGERIGIVGKNGTGKTTFLKLLIGELTQDSGTIKRAKDLALTYFDQNRKDLNSDKSLQRNLIPNGSDYIEVMGKTRHVCGYLKDFLFDPKMASQPAGTLSGGQKNRLMLAKTLANPGNFLILDEPTNDLDMDTLDKLEDILSSYTGTLLVVSHDRDFLDQTVTKILAFEGDGKVEGYIGGYSDYRAAQKKKEEPDAPASCPTKKSRSDSPAKRERPQLSYKLRFELDNMPEKVASLEHQKKQIEERLTDTTLYEKDQATFLALSLRLTDVTQQLDEALARWVNLEAINE, from the coding sequence ATGCCCCTGCTTTTATCCGTTCAAGAAGCCGAAATAAGCTTTGGCCCCAAAACGCTTTTCAAAGACCTTGCCTTCACCATTCAGGATGGAGAGAAGATTTGTCTTATCGGCCAGAATGGCGCAGGCAAAACGACGCTGATGAACATCATCACGGGTGTGCGCGAGCTTGATGCCGGCACGCGTTGGCAATTGCAGGGCGCGTCCATCGGCTATATGCAGCAAGAAATAACGCCACGACCGGATCAAACGATCTATGAGTTCGTGTTCGATGAATTAAACCCAGAAAACAAAAACGACCGCAACGCCTATAAAGTTGAAAAGATCCTCGAACCGCTTGAGCTGAACATTCACGACAAGATGGGCTCTCTGTCGGGGGGCGAGCTGCGCCGCGCCGCGCTGGCGCGGGCGCTGGTCGAACAACCCGACATCCTTTTGCTGGACGAGCCGACCAACCACCTTGACCTTTCCATCATTGAATGGCTTGAAAGCTACCTTCGCGCCTATCGCGGCGCGGTTTTGTGCATTAGCCATGATAAGGCCTTTCTAAGCAACATTTCCAACAAGGTTTTCTGGCTGGATCGAGGCAAGTTGAGGGTCTGCCCCAAAGGCTTTGCCTTTTTCGAAGAATGGTCGATCATGATGCTGGAGCAAGAGGAACGCACGCTTCGCACAAGGCAAAAAAACCTTGATCAGGAAGTCGCGTGGGCCAGTCGCGGCGTTAAGGCTCGCTGCAAGCGCAACGTCCGCCGCCTTGACCAAATGAAAGCCGAGCGCGACCGCCTACGCGCCGATAAAAACACGCTTGGCCGCATGCTGGCGAGGATTGAATTCACGCCGCAAGAACAAGCACAGGCGGCCTCACGCCTAATTGCCGAGTTTTACAACGTCTCGAAAAACTTTTATGACGCGAACCATCCGGATAGGCCAGAGCGTGTGATTCTGGACAAATTTCATCTACGTCTTCAACGCGGCGAGCGCATCGGCATCGTCGGCAAAAACGGCACAGGCAAAACAACCTTCCTGAAATTGTTGATCGGCGAATTGACGCAAGATTCGGGAACCATCAAACGCGCCAAGGATCTGGCCCTGACCTATTTCGATCAAAACCGTAAAGACCTGAATTCCGATAAGTCCTTGCAACGCAATCTCATTCCAAACGGTAGCGATTATATCGAGGTGATGGGGAAAACGCGCCATGTGTGCGGCTATCTGAAAGATTTTCTGTTCGATCCCAAGATGGCCTCACAGCCCGCAGGAACCCTATCGGGCGGGCAGAAGAACCGCCTGATGCTCGCCAAAACGCTGGCCAATCCGGGCAACTTTTTGATCCTTGATGAACCAACCAACGACTTGGATATGGACACGCTTGACAAGCTTGAGGACATTCTGTCCAGCTATACCGGCACGCTTCTGGTCGTCAGTCATGATCGTGACTTTCTGGACCAAACGGTTACGAAAATTTTGGCCTTTGAGGGCGATGGCAAGGTCGAAGGCTACATCGGCGGCTATAGTGATTACCGTGCGGCACAAAAGAAAAAGGAAGAGCCCGACGCCCCTGCTTCCTGCCCAACCAAGAAGTCGCGTAGCGACTCTCCGGCAAAAAGGGAGAGGCCCCAGCTTTCCTATAAGTTGCGCTTTGAGTTGGACAACATGCCGGAAAAAGTCGCCAGCCTTGAGCATCAAAAGAAACAGATTGAAGAACGCCTAACAGACACAACCCTTTATGAAAAAGACCAAGCGACCTTTCTGGCGCTTTCGCTTCGCCTGACGGATGTAACGCAGCAACTTGACGAGGCCTTGGCGCGTTGGGTTAATCTTGAGGCCATTAATGAATAA
- a CDS encoding CZB domain-containing protein, giving the protein MLVLLTKADHASYKKTIIDTLLGTKTAKSSGIADHHTCRLGKWYDTLDNPLITNAPAFAKLAGPHACVHAAGKKALEYYEQDDASAALEQAKLMDEASFEVIALLEEIHQHIKGQFE; this is encoded by the coding sequence ATGCTTGTTCTGCTGACCAAAGCCGATCATGCCAGCTATAAAAAGACAATTATAGATACGTTACTGGGCACAAAAACAGCCAAAAGCTCTGGCATTGCCGATCACCACACCTGCCGCCTTGGCAAATGGTATGACACACTAGACAACCCCCTTATCACGAACGCTCCTGCCTTTGCCAAATTGGCAGGACCCCACGCTTGCGTTCATGCCGCAGGGAAAAAAGCGCTGGAGTATTACGAACAAGACGATGCATCAGCGGCACTGGAACAAGCCAAATTGATGGACGAAGCCTCATTTGAGGTGATCGCGCTGTTGGAAGAAATCCATCAGCATATCAAGGGTCAATTTGAATAA
- the fdxA gene encoding ferredoxin FdxA has translation MPYVVTEACIRCKYMDCVEVCPVDCFYEGKNMLVINPDECIDCGVCEPECPAEAIVSDSDSRAEKWADVNRDFAAKWPNITHKGTVPADADAWKGKEGKGDQFSEESGEG, from the coding sequence ATGCCGTACGTTGTGACCGAAGCCTGCATCCGCTGCAAATATATGGATTGTGTTGAGGTTTGCCCTGTGGATTGCTTTTACGAAGGCAAAAACATGCTCGTGATCAATCCTGACGAGTGCATCGATTGCGGCGTGTGCGAGCCTGAATGTCCTGCGGAAGCCATCGTGTCGGATAGCGATTCCCGCGCCGAAAAGTGGGCGGATGTGAACCGCGATTTTGCGGCCAAATGGCCCAATATCACGCATAAGGGCACTGTCCCTGCCGATGCCGACGCTTGGAAAGGCAAAGAGGGCAAGGGTGATCAATTCAGCGAAGAATCAGGCGAAGGTTAA
- a CDS encoding tautomerase family protein, which yields MPWVTIELMAGHSEDKKRKLHEEVAKAVYQTLEIPTEHVKIHLVEMSPIDHSIGGIAMDKFKK from the coding sequence ATGCCTTGGGTTACAATTGAGCTTATGGCGGGCCATAGCGAAGATAAGAAAAGAAAGCTACATGAGGAAGTGGCCAAGGCCGTTTATCAGACGCTTGAAATCCCCACGGAGCATGTCAAAATACATCTGGTTGAAATGAGCCCTATCGATCATTCCATTGGCGGAATCGCGATGGATAAGTTTAAAAAGTAG
- a CDS encoding MarR family winged helix-turn-helix transcriptional regulator, with the protein MSTQLQALELWRTSLVASVRSDAPDLSARQMALLLCVYLGAGPHTVRGLAKDLKISKPAISRALDRLGELGYIRRERDDLDRRNVLVQRTPEGGVFLTNFSKMIMDAQTHSAAIPDHQALDFAFESLSAAAAAMGSPTEEKTAPSAWSNVAA; encoded by the coding sequence GTGAGCACGCAACTTCAAGCACTCGAATTATGGCGCACCTCTCTTGTCGCAAGCGTCCGTAGCGACGCCCCCGACCTCTCGGCAAGACAAATGGCCCTCCTCCTTTGCGTTTATTTGGGCGCTGGCCCCCATACCGTTCGCGGCCTTGCCAAGGATCTGAAAATATCGAAGCCTGCCATCAGCCGCGCGCTGGATCGCCTCGGCGAACTTGGCTATATCCGCCGTGAGCGCGACGACCTTGACCGCCGCAACGTCCTTGTTCAACGCACACCCGAAGGCGGTGTGTTTTTGACGAATTTCTCCAAGATGATCATGGATGCCCAGACGCACAGCGCCGCTATTCCCGATCATCAGGCGCTAGACTTCGCGTTCGAATCCTTAAGCGCGGCTGCGGCTGCCATGGGCTCGCCCACCGAGGAAAAGACCGCGCCTTCCGCTTGGTCGAATGTCGCCGCATAA
- a CDS encoding NlpC/P60 family protein, translating to MTEKEPLDPTINAFRPDLADASLRAYVQAESYVEPALRQCVRGIIPLLQAPDPDAPRISEIRYGEFLDVFEERKDGFAWVQNRNDRMVGYIQKDGVLSESIAALMNRINVLHTFVHAKPDPRSPILDRLTLGSYVSLAGEEGEFYPLASGGYVFKGHVVPTDEVFCADFVFTAGQLLGRPFLAGGRTPLGIDAEGLVQLALDLGGIDAPRTNAQLKALFGHPLPCHWRDIVWKRGDLVFFENAAHVGLMTSPDHIITADPLVRQVTVEPLENLTDRGYRIVAAGHP from the coding sequence ATGACCGAAAAAGAGCCCCTTGACCCGACGATAAACGCGTTTCGCCCCGATCTGGCGGATGCGTCTTTGCGCGCCTATGTTCAGGCAGAAAGCTATGTCGAGCCCGCCTTGCGCCAATGCGTGCGCGGCATTATCCCCCTTCTACAGGCCCCCGATCCAGACGCCCCACGGATCAGCGAGATTCGCTATGGCGAGTTTTTGGATGTTTTTGAGGAACGCAAGGACGGTTTTGCGTGGGTGCAAAATCGTAATGATCGTATGGTTGGCTATATTCAAAAGGATGGCGTCTTAAGCGAGTCCATCGCGGCCCTTATGAACCGCATCAATGTGTTGCACACGTTTGTTCACGCCAAGCCTGACCCGCGCTCGCCCATCTTGGACCGCTTGACGCTTGGCTCTTACGTTTCTCTGGCCGGCGAAGAGGGCGAGTTTTACCCCCTAGCCAGCGGCGGCTATGTCTTCAAAGGCCACGTTGTCCCGACTGATGAGGTTTTTTGCGCCGACTTTGTTTTTACGGCAGGCCAGCTTCTCGGCCGCCCCTTTCTGGCGGGCGGCCGCACGCCCTTAGGGATCGATGCCGAGGGTCTTGTCCAACTCGCCTTGGATCTGGGGGGAATCGATGCCCCGCGCACCAATGCCCAGCTAAAAGCCCTTTTCGGCCATCCCCTACCTTGTCACTGGCGAGATATTGTGTGGAAGCGCGGCGATCTTGTCTTTTTTGAGAACGCCGCGCATGTCGGCCTGATGACCAGCCCCGACCATATTATCACCGCCGATCCCCTCGTCCGGCAGGTAACTGTTGAGCCTTTGGAGAACCTGACAGACCGAGGCTATCGCATCGTCGCGGCAGGGCATCCGTGA